Sequence from the Thermoplasmatales archaeon genome:
GTTGTGATAATCTCTTTTTAGCAAAATCAATGTAATCTTTCTTTAAATCAAAGCCAACCGCATTTCTATCTAAATCTCTCGCAGCAATTAGTGTTGTTCCTATTCCTACAAAAGGGTCTAAAACAAGCTCTCCTCTATGAGTAAGAAGCTCAATACATTTCTTTGGTAATCCAATCGGAAAGACTGCTGGATGGATTTTTTTATCTCTTATATCTCTCCTTTCGTAATAGAACTCCCAAATTGCTACTTGACCTTTGACCCAATCTTTTGGCTTAATACAGCTTATATAGTTGGGTGGGCAGTTGCATGTTCTTTGGTAGTTTATTTTTAGTTTTTCAATCATCCTCAATCCTCCTAGGATTTACCTCAATAATCATTTTATTACTTTTAACTTTTAATATCCATTCCAACTCATCTCCTTCTTTTAAACCAAATTGCTTTACAATGCTAATTGGGATAGTAGTTCTTAATGAATTTCCTGTTGTAGATGCTTTTGAAATAATTGTTTTAAATCCCATTTTAATCAAATATAAAATACAATTCAAAATATAAATTTTTTGGAAAAAAAATTTGTAATAAAAGTTACCTAAAAATTTATACGCCTGATTGCATAAATTCCTTTGAGTAAAATATTTGATAAGGGCGCCAGTAGATGAGCAAAATTTTAAGGATTTCTAAGTGGAAATGAAGAAATAAAAGAATTTAATATAGTAAATTTTATAAATTAAATTCTTTTTATAAAATATATGATTAAAAATATTTCAAAAGAAATTTTAATCAGAAAATCTTTACAGTATATGCAAAATATTCACAAGCTATTAGGACAAAAATATGTTCGACTAATTTTGGAGGAATTAGAGAAAGATGATAAAAGTTTTAGTGAAATTGCTTATAACGTTGTAAAAAATACCGCTATGGCAAACAACACTCTGAAAAAACTCCTTGCAGAGAATTTCGTAAAGAAAAACAATAAAGGTAGAAAAACAATATATTCTATTACGGAAAAAGGTAAAGAATTGCTAAATTATATTAGGGTTGGTGATAAATTTGAATGATTATATTTTATTAAAAAAAGTGAAAATAAAATTTCAGGAAAGAAAGTTAATTAATGGAGAAACAAAAATTCTTCCTATACAAGTAGGAGATGGCTCAATAATAAAATTGTTTGATAAAACTCCATATCCTAAAAAAGAGAATGATGTTGTGTGTCCTCATTTTATTGAATTGAAATGGGCTAATGGATGCAATTTCAACTGTGCATGGTGCTATTTAAATGGAACTTTTAGATTTAGACCAAATGGAAAAAAGCCATATGCAAAAAATATCGAAAAAGTTAAATCACATCTTTTATCCTTTTTCGAGCAGGTAAAAAAACCTTATGTTTTAAACAGCGGAGAAATATCAGACAGCTTGGTTTTTGAAGGAACTGAATATGCAATTACAAAAACTATAATCCCTCTTTTCTTACAGCAAGATAAACATAAGTTGTTAATACTTACAAAATCAGTAGATATAAATGACTTACTCAAAGTTCCATCCGACAAAATAATAGTAAGTTATAGCATAAATGCGGAAGAAGTAGCAAGACGGTGGGAAAAAGCTCCATCAATAGAAAAAAGATTAAAGGCAATAAGCATTCTTCAATCTGCTGGTTTTGAAATAAGATTAAGAATAGACCCATTAGTTTCTATTGAAAATTGGAAGGATTGTTATGGTAGATTAATTGAGGAAATGATTAATAAATATGAAATAAATCCATCAAGAATAACTATTGGCTCTTTGCGTGGGCTCCAAACAACTATTCAACACTCTTTGGATAAATCATGGGTTGTTTATCTAAAAGAAAGCACAAATTGGGGTAAAAGAATTGATTTTGATAGCAGGTTTAAGATGTATTCATTCATTATTGAAAAGCTGGAAGGAGAGGGGATTAGAAGCATAGCATTCTGCAAGGAAACAATAAAAATGTGGAATAGTTTAGGAAAGGATTATAAAAAGATTGAATGCAATTGTTTATGATGAAAATTCATCCAATAGTTTTATTCCTTTTTCTTTTGCTATAGCCTTTTTATAAAATTTAAAATTTTCTTTCACCCATTCATCCTCTTTTATCTTCTTTATATAGGGTTCGAATTTCTTAGAAATTATTTTATAGGCATCTGGAACAGAAGTCGCAAAAATAAGATAATATATCACATTATCAGCGGTTGTTTGATTAATATTGAAATAAACTGTATCATATCCTAATCTGCTTAGTTGAGAGATAAAAATATCACAAATTGCTTGATGAAATTTTTTCCCATTTCTATCTATCAACCATTTTCTCCACTCTTGTGTTCCTATTGCCTTGTCTACACTACATAAATACTCATTTTTCTTTGCTTCTAAAAGATTTTTTCTTTTAGATTGTTTAATATATTGTTGCATAGTGTAGGTCATAAGAGTTATTATCAATTCTGGTTTTCTAATATAATCGGGGGAAGAAAAAGAATGACTGCTTATTTCCTTAATTGTTGAGAAATAGAGATGATTATGATTTGAAGGGTCGAGAAAGAATATACTCCATTCGTTGGAAGGAATTAATTTTAGAACTTTTTTATATACAACATTTGTGTCTTCATTAAAAATCTTTAGAACATATTCGTTATACGGCTCTAAAGCTATTTTTAAATTGTTAATTTTTGAGGCATCTATATCATTAAATATACATTTCAAATATAGGTTTTCTTTTTTTGCGTATTCAAGAAGACTAAAGTAAGGAGGGGCCCATTTCTGCAAGGGTGCTCTATTACATTTACATATTCCATCCCCGGCATACAAATCCACATAAAATAATTTTTTATTTTTGCCTTTCATAACATTTCTACATATCCTAAAGTAACACCCAAGAATCCTATGTTTTAAAGATGTATGGGGTTTCACTTCCATACATATCCCTTATTTCTTTTTTCTGGTTTTCCATGCTTTTTTTGCTGCCTCGCTCCTCTTTTTTCTGTTAGTTTCTATCCATAGTATTATGGCGTCTTCTAAAGCTTTCTTAAGATTTCCTTTTTTCATGCCTTTTTGTCTATATACTTCTTCTCTGAACTCCTTTTCCAACTCATCAGATAATATTACATCTATTCTACCCATAACACCAATATTTAATTTTAGAATATAAACTTTTCTGTATATCCACTTAACCACAAAATTTATAAACTCTAAAAATATTAACTTATGTGGATATACACAATTAAAAGATATACCGCCACAGGCTCCTCCTAATCCCCAGCCTGTGACGGGAGGAACTCATGTCCTCAAAAAATAATAAAAGCAGGATTAATAAGCATAACGCCGTATTCATAGATACAAGAGTAAAGAAAAGGATAGATAACAGCATCTACTCTATTTTTAAATACTCAACAGAAAATGAAATAAAAGTTGTAAATTTAATTTTACAACTTGATTTGGGTTTACTCAAGAAAAAGAAGTATAGAGAGATAAAGTATTCTTATGAAGGATTATTGAAAGCCGTTCTTTTGATGAAATTAAAGAATATAAAATTTATAACGGAATTGGTTGAATATCTCCAAAACCATAAAAGGGAGGCAAAGAAACTAGGACTAAAACAAGTTCCAGATAGGAGAACATTCAGCTACTTCATTAATCATGTTTTGGATGATAAAACAAAAGCCATGATTGATTATATAGCAAGAAAGATTATGGAGATTGCCGACAAATTTTCCATAGATTTGAATATTGAGCCAGCAATAGAAAAGCCAAAGAAGAAAGTGGCTAAAAGCACGATTTATCATAAAAAGAATAAAAAATCAAAGGAGTTAGCAAGGTTGCTTAAAAAGAAAATATCACCATTTTTAGAGTTAAATATAGGAAAAAATGCAGTCTATAAGAAAAATGATTTTGTTGACTTGTTAATCCATTTAGCATTAACCCAAGATTTTGCAGAAAATGGTTCAAAAACTCTGAGAGAAATTAGAAAATGTGTTCCAGATGCAGACACCTTGCTTTATCATTTAAAGAAATACAGTAATTTGAAGGATTTGCAGAGAATATTCACAATCATTTTTGAAAAGATATGGGAAATGGCAAGAAAAGAGAATTTATTCAACCCCTATAGGAAATATGATGTTGCAATCGATTTTACAGATTGGTTATTTTATGGAGATAAAACAGCCCCTATGATTGTGGGAACAAAACCAAAGGATGGAACTGATAAGTGTTATAGATTTGCTACAATTAATATTGTTGAAGCAGATAGGAGATTTACTCTCCTTGCTTTACCAGTTGGTCACTTTGATAAAAAAGAAGATATTTTGGCAAAATTGATAGAATATGCAAAACAGAGGATAAGAATCAGGAAAGTTTATTTGGACAGAGGATTCTTTTCCACCAAATGCATTCAAACCCTCAATAAACACCACCTAAATTTCTTGATGCCATGCACTTCATATTCTACCGTCATTCATTTATTGAAAATATCGCCAGCTCCTTCTGTTGTAAAAGATTTTAGAATAGGAGATGTGCTAATAAATGTGGTAATTGTTGAGAGTGATGGAAAGAAATACGCTTTTGCAAGCAATGAAGACTGGGATGAAAATGATGTTGACTTGGCAGATAAAATTTTTAGGCAATACGGAAAAAGATGGGGAATTGAAACAAGTTATAGAGTCAAGAAACATTCATTTCGCCCAAAAACCACCTCAAAGAACTATCTCATAAGATTTTTTTATTTCATGTTCTCTGTTCTGATGTATAATCTCTGGATTTTATTGGATATTATTCTTTGCATTCTCGTTTTTGGAATGAAAAAAGCAAGGCATATTATAACTTCAAAGTTATTTGCAACAATATTTTACAAGTCAGGAGATGGATAACATGATGCTTGCAGTTTGTGTTTTTTACAAAATATGTGTCTATTGTGAAGTAACATAATTTTGGTGGGATTTGCTGTTTTTAACGCAAATTGTTTTCTATAATGTGGTTTTAATTCACTATTTTCCTTTTAATTTATGGTTAGATAATAGTATTATCTGCAAACCTTCATGGCGTTTTTATTGCACCTTCGGAACTACTGAATTTAATGGATAATTTTAAATATAAAATTTAATTCTGATAAAAGATGATTAGAATGCTTGTTATAGAAGATGAGGAACCAATCCAGGAATTAATAAAGGAATATCTCGCCCCTTTAAAATTAGAAATACATCAGGCATTTAGTGGGGAGGAAGGAGTGGAAAAATATAGAGAACTTTTTGAAAATAAAAAAAGACCCGACATAGTTATAATGGATCTAAAGTTGCCTGGTATAGATGGGGTTGAAACAACAAAGAGAATACTAAAAATTGATTCTGAAGCAAATGTCTATGGTTTCACTGCCTACTTTGGCACTGAATGGGCAAAAGAGCTGGAAAAGGCGGGCGCAAAGGGAATTATAGCAAGACCTGTTGGTTTTGATGGTTTTAGGGAAATAATAAAAGAATTGTTGAAAATATAATTTTATCTGCTAAACCATAGCTCTTCCGGTATTTCTGAATAAATGTCTTCGTAATCTTCTTCTTCCACTTTTTCCTCTTTTCTTCTTTTTCCTTTTTCCTTGTATTTTAATATCGCCTCTTTGTTAATACACCAGTAATGGGTGCGCCAGCTCCTGCCGTCATAAATTGTTGTTTCTTCTCTTTCAGTTAGGAGCATCCCCTCTTCTTCAAGAATATAAAATAACTGCCTGTCCTCAGGCTCAAGTATATTGTCAATTATTCTGTCTTCAAAGCCAAATAAATCCATAACAAAATTTGCATCCTTTAAAGCAGATTCATAATCTATATCAACACGAGATGCTATTGCCATAGCAAGATCTTCGAGTGTGATAATCATGGGAAACATAAATATTTTTTTATATAAAAATTTAGCGATATTGCCAAGTATTTCCGAATGTGAAGCAATGAATTGTTGTTGTTAGTGTTCTACAACAAATTCTGGATGAAAATTTCCTTTATTTTATCCAAAATAAAGGATTTCACAGGCTTTTTGGAAAATTTGCTATATCTTAAAAAATAATAGAGAAGATACTCCTGTATCAATGCAAGAAATAGGAATAAAACAATTTCGACTGAATTAAAATGTTAATTATCCTTTTCATCTTATTCTCCCTTTTTTCCTTAATCTTTTACAACCATTTTCTGGCTATCTATCGTTGAGTATAGATAAGAGAAGCCAGCAATTTCTCATCTCTGTATGATTAATTATATCTTGAATAAAAATTTATCTAATATTCCTTAATGATTTATTATTGCCTCAGGACTTTAATTTTTTCTAAATTTTCACTTTCAGAAATACTGAAATTTCAGTTAAATTTTTAAATATAAATTCCATAACAGCATGAAAGATAAGATAACAAATGCCATCGCTGATTTAATTTCTTCTGCTGTAATTGATTTGTCCTCAGATGTTGAAGAGGCACTGAGGAAGGCGATGGAAAAAGAAGATGAAATAGGAAAAGCGCAACTTAAAGCAATTCTTGAAAATGTTGAGCTTGCAAGAAAACAGAAAAAGCCAATTTGCCAGGATACAGGAACACCAACTTTTTTTGTAAAACTGGGAGTAGATTTTCCATATAGAGGTATAATTGAAGAAGCAATTGTTGAAGGAGTAAGAATAGCAACAAAAAATGTGCCTCTGCGCCCGAATGCGGTTGACCCTATAACAGGAAAAAACAGCGGTGATAATACAGGAAATTTTGTTCCCCCGATACACTGGGAAATCTTTAAGGGAGAGGATTGCATAATTGTTGCGATGCCCAAAGGAGGGGGCTCGGAAAATGCTTCTGTTGTAAAAATGCTTCCTCCGGGAGTGGGAATTAAAGGAGTTAAAAAATTTGTGCTCGAATGGATTGCATCGCTTGGCGGCGACCCCTGCCCGCCCACAACTGTAGGTGTTGGGATTGGTGGGAGTGCGAATGTCGCCATGGATTTAGCAAAGAATGCATTGATAAGGAAAATAGGAGAAAGGCACAAAAACAAGGAGATTGCAAAAATTGAGGAAGAGCTTCTGGAGGCGATAAATTCTACTGGTATAGGAGCAATGGGGTTAGGGGGAAAAACAACAGTGCTTGATGTGCATGTTGAAGTTGCTCATCGCCATCCCGCATCACTTCCTGTTGCAATAGCTGTTCAATGCTGGGCAAATAGAAGGAAAAGCATTAAAATAGATAAGGAGGGAAAAATATGGAATATAGATTGAATTTACCAGTCGGCGAAGAAGAAATTTTGAAGATAAAAGCTGGAGATGTTGTGTATTTAAATGGCACGGTTGTAACCGCAAGAGATGAGGCACATAAAAAAGCAATAGAAATGTATGATAAAAAAGAAAAATTGCCAATTGATTTTTCAAAAGTTGCAGTTTATCACTGCGGACCAATAGTAAAGAAAGAAAAGGAAGGATGGGTTGCCATTGCAGCTGGTCCAACAACAAGCAGAAGAATGGAGATATTTGAATACGATTTTATAAAGAGATTTGGAACCAGAATAATAGTAGGCAAAGGGGGAATGGGTGAAAAAACAGGCAAAGCATGCAAGGAATTTAAAGCAATATATGCAGCATTTACTGGCGGGGCGGCGGTTCTTGCTGCGAATGCAATAAAAGAAGTTAGAGGTGTTTTCTGGCTTGAAGAAATGGGTATGCCAGAGGCACTATGGGTTTTTGAAGTTGAAAATTTTGGTCCTCTGGTAGTTACAATAGATGCTCACGGGAAGAATATAACTGAAGAGGTTAAGGAAAAAGCTAGCGAAATTGTTAAAAAAATTGAATTCAAATAATTATAATTTGCTCGCGAAATCCTCAACTTTTCTCTCCCAGCCCTTCATCAAACCATTTCCTGTGAATGCATCTTTACCAACCTTAAAATCTACCTCAGCTATTTTTACCATCTTCTTTTTTGAGAGAATTTTTTC
This genomic interval carries:
- a CDS encoding AbrB/MazE/SpoVT family DNA-binding domain-containing protein; translation: MGFKTIISKASTTGNSLRTTIPISIVKQFGLKEGDELEWILKVKSNKMIIEVNPRRIEDD
- a CDS encoding winged helix-turn-helix transcriptional regulator is translated as MIKNISKEILIRKSLQYMQNIHKLLGQKYVRLILEELEKDDKSFSEIAYNVVKNTAMANNTLKKLLAENFVKKNNKGRKTIYSITEKGKELLNYIRVGDKFE
- the tcmP gene encoding three-Cys-motif partner protein TcmP produces the protein MEVKPHTSLKHRILGCYFRICRNVMKGKNKKLFYVDLYAGDGICKCNRAPLQKWAPPYFSLLEYAKKENLYLKCIFNDIDASKINNLKIALEPYNEYVLKIFNEDTNVVYKKVLKLIPSNEWSIFFLDPSNHNHLYFSTIKEISSHSFSSPDYIRKPELIITLMTYTMQQYIKQSKRKNLLEAKKNEYLCSVDKAIGTQEWRKWLIDRNGKKFHQAICDIFISQLSRLGYDTVYFNINQTTADNVIYYLIFATSVPDAYKIISKKFEPYIKKIKEDEWVKENFKFYKKAIAKEKGIKLLDEFSS
- a CDS encoding transposase is translated as MSSKNNKSRINKHNAVFIDTRVKKRIDNSIYSIFKYSTENEIKVVNLILQLDLGLLKKKKYREIKYSYEGLLKAVLLMKLKNIKFITELVEYLQNHKREAKKLGLKQVPDRRTFSYFINHVLDDKTKAMIDYIARKIMEIADKFSIDLNIEPAIEKPKKKVAKSTIYHKKNKKSKELARLLKKKISPFLELNIGKNAVYKKNDFVDLLIHLALTQDFAENGSKTLREIRKCVPDADTLLYHLKKYSNLKDLQRIFTIIFEKIWEMARKENLFNPYRKYDVAIDFTDWLFYGDKTAPMIVGTKPKDGTDKCYRFATINIVEADRRFTLLALPVGHFDKKEDILAKLIEYAKQRIRIRKVYLDRGFFSTKCIQTLNKHHLNFLMPCTSYSTVIHLLKISPAPSVVKDFRIGDVLINVVIVESDGKKYAFASNEDWDENDVDLADKIFRQYGKRWGIETSYRVKKHSFRPKTTSKNYLIRFFYFMFSVLMYNLWILLDIILCILVFGMKKARHIITSKLFATIFYKSGDG
- a CDS encoding response regulator, whose product is MIRMLVIEDEEPIQELIKEYLAPLKLEIHQAFSGEEGVEKYRELFENKKRPDIVIMDLKLPGIDGVETTKRILKIDSEANVYGFTAYFGTEWAKELEKAGAKGIIARPVGFDGFREIIKELLKI
- a CDS encoding fumarate hydratase, encoding MKDKITNAIADLISSAVIDLSSDVEEALRKAMEKEDEIGKAQLKAILENVELARKQKKPICQDTGTPTFFVKLGVDFPYRGIIEEAIVEGVRIATKNVPLRPNAVDPITGKNSGDNTGNFVPPIHWEIFKGEDCIIVAMPKGGGSENASVVKMLPPGVGIKGVKKFVLEWIASLGGDPCPPTTVGVGIGGSANVAMDLAKNALIRKIGERHKNKEIAKIEEELLEAINSTGIGAMGLGGKTTVLDVHVEVAHRHPASLPVAIAVQCWANRRKSIKIDKEGKIWNID
- a CDS encoding fumarate hydratase C-terminal domain-containing protein, which encodes MEYRLNLPVGEEEILKIKAGDVVYLNGTVVTARDEAHKKAIEMYDKKEKLPIDFSKVAVYHCGPIVKKEKEGWVAIAAGPTTSRRMEIFEYDFIKRFGTRIIVGKGGMGEKTGKACKEFKAIYAAFTGGAAVLAANAIKEVRGVFWLEEMGMPEALWVFEVENFGPLVVTIDAHGKNITEEVKEKASEIVKKIEFK